From a single Candidatus Delongbacteria bacterium genomic region:
- a CDS encoding amino acid permease — MFLRFGYAVGNVGLFGTLMIILIGHAITIPTALAVAEIATNLKVEGGGEYFIISRSFGTTIGAAIGISLYFSQAVSVAFYTIAFAEAFRPIFPWIESLTGFTPDPRMFSLPAVLCLVALMLTKGADVGVKALWGVVSVLAVSLVMFFLGGPVDGYVPSGVVTAPASGTPVSFAIVFAICFPAFTGMTAGVGLSGDLKDPRRSIPLGTISAALVGMLVYVLVALKLYYSASPADLSSDQLIMARIALWGPIIPIGLAAATLSSAVGSILVAPRTLQALAADRAFPLGNGFLSKGRGHAHEPVNATLITAVIAVIFVAIGDVNFVAQIISMFFMVTYGALCGVSFMEHFAASPSYRPSFRSRWYLSLLGSILCFVMMFQMSSLYASFALLIMLVMYVGMLRTNKEARGLAALFQGASFQLTRWLQIFLQKSQPSAATADWRPSFIAISRHTLDRLAPFELLRWISHKHGFGTFLHYVEGYLSRQKVEEARGLLRRLISQTEASGAGIFVDTMISPSFTTALAQAIQMPGVSGLDNNSVLFEFYGNQGGELEEVVAGCTLAGGLGYNVAVLSSSQHNFGYKRKLHVWLTRDDELNENLMILLAYIILGHPDWKHAAITIFATFPSHELTTHVEKLNHRIATGRLPIPARNVQALPSDDASSFHTLMSTYSRDADLILLGFQQDVLKNKGTQLFTELDLGKDILFVNANQAITIS; from the coding sequence ATGTTCCTGCGCTTCGGCTATGCCGTGGGCAACGTGGGCCTCTTCGGCACGCTGATGATCATTCTCATCGGCCATGCCATCACCATTCCCACCGCGCTGGCGGTCGCTGAAATCGCCACCAACCTCAAAGTGGAAGGCGGGGGCGAGTACTTCATCATCAGCCGCTCATTCGGTACCACCATCGGCGCCGCCATCGGCATCTCGCTCTACTTCTCCCAGGCCGTCTCGGTCGCGTTCTACACCATCGCCTTCGCCGAAGCCTTCAGACCGATCTTTCCCTGGATCGAGTCGCTCACCGGTTTCACCCCCGACCCGCGCATGTTCAGCCTGCCCGCCGTGCTCTGCCTGGTGGCCCTGATGCTCACCAAGGGCGCCGATGTGGGCGTGAAGGCGCTCTGGGGCGTGGTGAGCGTGCTGGCCGTGTCTCTGGTGATGTTCTTCCTCGGCGGTCCCGTGGATGGCTACGTGCCCTCCGGCGTGGTCACGGCACCCGCCTCGGGCACCCCGGTCAGTTTCGCCATCGTGTTCGCGATCTGCTTTCCGGCCTTCACGGGCATGACCGCCGGAGTGGGCCTTTCCGGCGATCTGAAGGACCCGCGGCGCTCGATCCCGCTGGGCACCATTTCGGCGGCGCTGGTGGGCATGCTGGTCTATGTGCTGGTGGCGCTCAAACTGTATTACAGCGCGTCCCCCGCGGACCTTTCCAGCGACCAGCTGATCATGGCGCGCATCGCGCTCTGGGGGCCGATCATTCCCATCGGCCTGGCCGCCGCCACGCTCTCCTCCGCCGTGGGGTCCATCCTGGTGGCGCCCCGTACTCTGCAGGCGTTGGCCGCCGACCGGGCCTTTCCGCTGGGCAACGGCTTCCTCAGCAAGGGCCGGGGACACGCCCACGAACCGGTGAACGCCACCCTGATCACCGCCGTGATCGCGGTGATTTTCGTGGCCATCGGCGACGTCAACTTCGTGGCCCAGATCATCAGCATGTTCTTCATGGTGACCTACGGAGCGCTCTGCGGCGTCTCGTTCATGGAACACTTCGCCGCCAGCCCCTCCTACCGGCCCTCCTTCCGCTCGCGCTGGTACCTCTCGCTGCTGGGCTCGATCCTCTGTTTCGTGATGATGTTCCAGATGAGCTCGCTCTACGCCAGCTTCGCGCTGTTGATCATGCTGGTGATGTATGTGGGCATGCTGCGCACCAACAAGGAAGCACGGGGCCTGGCGGCGCTGTTCCAGGGAGCCAGTTTCCAGCTCACCCGCTGGCTGCAGATCTTTCTGCAGAAGAGTCAGCCCAGCGCGGCCACCGCCGACTGGCGCCCCTCGTTCATTGCGATCTCGCGTCACACGCTGGACCGGCTGGCACCCTTCGAGCTGTTGCGCTGGATCTCGCACAAACACGGCTTCGGCACCTTCCTGCACTATGTTGAGGGCTATCTCTCGCGCCAGAAGGTCGAAGAGGCCCGTGGCCTGCTGCGCCGGCTGATTTCCCAGACCGAAGCCAGCGGCGCGGGCATTTTCGTGGACACGATGATTTCGCCTTCGTTCACCACGGCGCTGGCCCAGGCGATTCAGATGCCGGGTGTCTCCGGCCTGGACAACAACAGCGTGCTCTTCGAGTTCTACGGCAATCAGGGAGGCGAGCTGGAGGAAGTGGTGGCGGGATGCACCCTGGCCGGCGGACTGGGCTACAATGTGGCCGTGCTCAGTTCCTCGCAGCACAACTTCGGCTACAAGCGCAAGCTGCACGTCTGGCTCACACGCGATGATGAGTTGAACGAGAACCTGATGATCCTGCTGGCCTACATCATCCTGGGACACCCGGACTGGAAACACGCGGCGATCACGATCTTCGCCACCTTCCCGTCTCACGAGTTGACCACACACGTGGAAAAGCTGAATCACCGCATCGCCACGGGCCGCCTGCCGATTCCCGCACGCAACGTGCAGGCGCTGCCTTCCGACGACGCGTCGTCCTTCCACACCCTGATGAGCACCTACTCCCGCGACGCCGACCTGATCCTGCTCGGTTTCCAGCAGGACGTGCTCAAGAACAAAGGCACCCAGCTCTTCACCGAACTGGATCTGGGGAAGGACATCCTCTTCGTCAACGCCAATCAGGCAATCACCATCAGCTGA
- a CDS encoding CPXCG motif-containing cysteine-rich protein — protein MSGLETCTIQCPCCWEEIEILVDCSVSRQEYVEDCSVCCRPLVLTVSASLESGVESIDVRREDD, from the coding sequence ATGTCCGGACTGGAAACCTGCACCATCCAGTGTCCCTGCTGCTGGGAGGAGATCGAGATCCTGGTGGACTGCTCCGTATCACGGCAGGAGTATGTCGAGGACTGCAGCGTCTGCTGCCGGCCGCTGGTTCTGACCGTTAGCGCCTCGCTGGAATCGGGCGTCGAATCAATCGATGTCCGGCGCGAGGACGACTGA
- a CDS encoding methyltransferase domain-containing protein, with the protein MHGLAGLSERFSKLAATFDQSELLGSERDREQAMRVIKPGPRETGLDLACGPGHLGVSLAEAGGRVLAVDISEEMLKLCAHRSSEAGQKNLTIALQDAHQMEFRDGMFNWVCCRFGFRWFLDPLKVLAELFRITRHGGRVYLSEWVPDLPGIDPLPLEFLLRELDPAQQELAGRALWERRAQDAGFQRGHDLVRPDRLDPIAIGALGGLPEDEARECFARWRVGPGSAPQCRYLVLDGRECLLAQRMDLLLIKP; encoded by the coding sequence ATGCACGGTCTGGCTGGCCTATCCGAACGTTTCAGCAAGTTGGCCGCCACCTTCGACCAGAGCGAGTTGCTGGGCAGCGAGCGTGACCGTGAACAGGCCATGCGCGTGATCAAACCCGGCCCCCGTGAGACCGGTCTGGATCTGGCCTGCGGACCCGGCCACCTGGGCGTGTCGCTGGCCGAGGCCGGCGGCCGGGTGCTGGCCGTGGACATTTCCGAGGAGATGCTCAAGCTCTGCGCCCACCGCAGCAGCGAAGCGGGGCAGAAGAACCTGACGATCGCGCTTCAGGACGCCCATCAGATGGAGTTCCGCGACGGCATGTTCAACTGGGTCTGCTGCCGCTTCGGCTTTCGCTGGTTCCTTGACCCGCTGAAAGTGCTGGCCGAACTGTTCCGCATCACGCGCCACGGTGGGCGGGTATATCTGAGCGAATGGGTGCCCGACCTGCCCGGCATTGATCCTCTGCCCCTCGAGTTCCTGCTGCGCGAACTGGATCCAGCCCAGCAGGAACTGGCCGGCCGTGCGCTCTGGGAGCGCCGGGCCCAGGACGCGGGATTCCAGCGCGGGCATGACCTGGTGCGCCCCGACCGCCTCGACCCGATCGCGATCGGCGCCCTGGGCGGGCTGCCCGAGGATGAAGCGCGTGAGTGTTTCGCCCGTTGGCGGGTGGGCCCCGGAAGCGCTCCCCAGTGCCGTTACTTGGTGCTGGACGGACGCGAATGCCTGCTGGCCCAGCGCATGGATCTGCTGCTGATCAAACCCTGA
- the murA gene encoding UDP-N-acetylglucosamine 1-carboxyvinyltransferase: protein MSELHIQTSRGLSGRITPQGNKNEALPIVAACLLNPGVTRLDNLPEILDVRAMLQIVQGLGARVERSADGHSAVIQADTLDGSQPDPVLCAQIRASLLLAAPLLARRSQAGRGSVILPRPGGDRIGRRRIDTHLAVFETLGATVDTSPRDVRLSLDGPFRGAHLFLDEASVMATENAVMAAAMAEGDSVIENAACEPHVQQLCRLMEQFGARITGIGSNRLCITGTGGVPTPRELSHRVLEDLIEVGSFIALAAATGSELSIPGVTPANYWMVAKAFERLGVRFTLEGNTLHVPANQELEVQSDRFGEVPRIHDAPWPGFPADLSSIAVVLACCANGSVLIHEWMFESRLYWVDSLIGMGARITQCDPHRVLVNGGAPLFGTRLSSPDIRAGMALLIAALRAEGTTVIQNIRQIDRGYERIDERLAALGARIKRVAE, encoded by the coding sequence ATGAGCGAACTGCACATCCAGACCTCCCGCGGCCTCTCGGGACGCATCACCCCCCAGGGCAACAAGAACGAAGCCCTGCCGATCGTGGCCGCCTGCCTGCTCAATCCTGGTGTGACCCGCCTGGACAACCTGCCCGAGATCCTTGACGTGCGCGCCATGCTGCAGATCGTGCAGGGCCTGGGGGCCCGCGTCGAGCGCAGCGCGGACGGGCACTCCGCCGTGATCCAGGCTGACACTCTGGATGGCAGTCAGCCGGACCCCGTGCTCTGCGCCCAGATCCGCGCCAGCCTGCTGCTGGCCGCTCCCCTGCTGGCGCGCCGCTCACAGGCAGGCCGGGGCAGCGTGATCCTGCCACGGCCCGGGGGCGATCGCATCGGACGCCGGCGCATCGATACGCACCTGGCCGTGTTCGAAACCCTGGGCGCCACGGTGGACACCAGCCCGCGTGATGTTCGCCTGAGTCTCGATGGCCCCTTCCGGGGCGCCCATCTCTTTCTGGACGAAGCCAGCGTGATGGCCACCGAAAACGCCGTGATGGCCGCGGCGATGGCCGAAGGCGATTCGGTCATCGAGAACGCCGCCTGCGAGCCCCACGTGCAGCAGCTCTGCCGGCTGATGGAACAGTTCGGCGCACGCATCACGGGCATCGGCAGCAACCGCCTCTGCATCACGGGGACCGGAGGCGTGCCCACCCCGCGCGAGCTGAGCCATCGTGTGCTGGAAGACCTGATCGAAGTGGGCAGTTTCATCGCTCTGGCCGCCGCCACCGGCAGCGAGCTGAGCATTCCGGGTGTGACACCGGCCAACTACTGGATGGTGGCCAAGGCCTTCGAGCGCCTGGGCGTGCGTTTCACCCTCGAGGGCAACACCCTGCATGTGCCCGCCAATCAGGAGCTGGAGGTGCAGTCCGACCGCTTCGGCGAAGTGCCGCGGATTCACGATGCGCCCTGGCCCGGCTTTCCCGCCGACCTCAGTTCCATCGCCGTGGTGCTGGCCTGCTGCGCCAATGGCAGCGTGCTGATCCATGAGTGGATGTTCGAGAGCCGCCTCTACTGGGTGGACTCGCTGATCGGCATGGGGGCGCGCATCACCCAATGTGATCCCCATCGCGTGCTGGTCAACGGCGGCGCACCGCTCTTCGGCACCCGCCTCTCCAGCCCCGACATCCGCGCTGGCATGGCCCTGCTGATTGCCGCCCTGCGCGCCGAGGGCACCACCGTGATCCAGAACATCCGCCAGATCGACCGCGGCTACGAGCGCATCGACGAGCGCCTGGCCGCCCTGGGAGCCAGAATCAAGCGCGTGGCGGAGTAG
- a CDS encoding rhodanese-like domain-containing protein: MPGLSDLLRKLTGARDTSEAPAPVPAPAPAGPGIAPAFQLPGVNDLSARQAAELLAEHAGSPGLRVLDVRTPPELASGHLVGVENLDCYARNFQQQLAQLPVGPSYVVICASGARSGQACRLMRKLGHVDVYNVTGGMAAWMAQRLPVER; this comes from the coding sequence ATGCCGGGACTGTCCGACCTGCTGAGAAAACTGACCGGTGCCCGCGACACAAGCGAGGCTCCAGCACCCGTGCCTGCACCTGCGCCCGCAGGGCCGGGCATCGCACCCGCATTCCAGCTGCCGGGTGTGAATGATCTGAGTGCGCGGCAGGCGGCGGAGCTGCTGGCGGAGCACGCGGGCTCGCCCGGGCTGCGCGTGCTGGATGTGCGCACGCCTCCGGAATTGGCCTCCGGGCATCTGGTGGGAGTCGAGAATCTGGATTGTTACGCGCGCAACTTCCAGCAGCAGCTGGCGCAGTTGCCCGTGGGGCCGAGTTATGTGGTCATCTGCGCCTCGGGCGCGCGCAGCGGGCAGGCCTGCCGCCTGATGCGCAAACTGGGGCATGTGGATGTATACAACGTGACCGGGGGCATGGCGGCCTGGATGGCCCAGCGCCTGCCCGTCGAGCGCTGA
- the msrB gene encoding peptide-methionine (R)-S-oxide reductase MsrB: MDFETFLPEDWRKRLSDEQYRVTREGGTERPFTGEHLARKEAGRYHCVCCGSFLFESDTKFDSGCGWPSFFKAGEGAIRYLVDRSHGMQRTEVRCARCDAHLGHVFDDGPPPTGKRYCINSVSLDFTAGSD, encoded by the coding sequence ATGGATTTCGAGACCTTCCTGCCCGAGGACTGGCGCAAACGCCTGAGCGACGAGCAGTATCGGGTGACCCGCGAGGGTGGCACCGAGCGCCCCTTCACGGGCGAGCATCTGGCGCGCAAGGAAGCCGGGCGTTACCACTGCGTGTGCTGCGGTTCCTTTCTCTTCGAATCGGACACCAAGTTCGACTCGGGCTGCGGCTGGCCCTCCTTCTTCAAGGCCGGCGAGGGCGCGATCCGCTATCTGGTGGACAGAAGTCACGGCATGCAGCGCACCGAAGTGCGCTGTGCCCGCTGCGACGCCCATCTGGGGCATGTCTTCGACGACGGCCCCCCGCCCACGGGCAAGCGTTATTGCATCAACAGCGTGTCGCTGGATTTCACGGCTGGAAGCGATTAG
- a CDS encoding nucleotidyl transferase AbiEii/AbiGii toxin family protein — translation MNQFLQLPPERRENAFQQVEERMGLQVFSVEKDFWVCWILRELFALSDIGEHLTFKGGTSLSKAWNLIQRFSEDIDLVVDKEALGFGKDASPESAASKKQQRKRLDSLRAASQKWVQGALLSALSARITDILGESGWNLEVDPDTEDGQCLLFEYPSVLAKGIAGYINPVVKIELGARSDIEPHENRMIRPYVLEQFPALDTGGTFSVRVISTERTFWEKSCLLHEEAYRSPGKTRKPRLARHYYDLWCMLKAGIGESAIRDEALFARVVRHRTIYFKVTGVNYESLQAGELRLMPMEDQLRGWKADYESMRGSMFLGQVPDFDEILRAVGKFEQRFNRIRRNG, via the coding sequence GTGAACCAATTCCTCCAGTTGCCACCAGAGCGGCGCGAAAACGCTTTCCAGCAAGTGGAAGAGCGGATGGGCCTGCAGGTGTTCAGCGTCGAGAAGGACTTCTGGGTCTGCTGGATACTTCGCGAACTGTTTGCACTGTCCGACATCGGCGAGCACCTGACCTTCAAGGGCGGTACCTCACTCTCGAAGGCCTGGAACCTCATCCAGCGCTTTTCCGAAGACATTGATCTGGTCGTGGACAAAGAGGCGCTTGGCTTCGGGAAAGATGCAAGCCCTGAAAGCGCTGCAAGCAAAAAGCAGCAAAGGAAAAGGCTGGATTCCCTGAGAGCCGCAAGTCAGAAGTGGGTGCAAGGCGCATTGCTTTCGGCACTGTCTGCCCGGATCACAGACATTCTGGGGGAATCCGGCTGGAACCTGGAAGTGGATCCGGACACGGAAGATGGGCAATGCCTGTTGTTCGAGTATCCCTCCGTTCTTGCCAAGGGAATTGCCGGTTACATCAACCCTGTGGTGAAGATCGAACTTGGAGCACGCTCCGATATTGAGCCACATGAGAACAGAATGATCAGGCCCTATGTACTTGAACAGTTTCCAGCTCTCGACACCGGGGGCACGTTCTCCGTACGCGTGATCAGCACGGAGCGCACGTTCTGGGAAAAATCCTGTCTGCTTCACGAAGAGGCGTATCGCTCACCCGGCAAGACCCGAAAGCCGCGCCTGGCCCGCCACTACTACGACCTCTGGTGCATGCTGAAAGCTGGGATCGGGGAATCTGCCATTCGCGACGAGGCACTCTTCGCTCGTGTCGTGAGACATCGAACGATCTACTTCAAGGTCACTGGTGTGAACTACGAATCGCTCCAGGCTGGCGAATTGCGCCTGATGCCCATGGAGGACCAGCTGAGAGGCTGGAAAGCTGACTATGAATCCATGAGGGGGTCGATGTTCCTGGGCCAGGTACCCGACTTCGATGAGATCCTCCGCGCCGTGGGCAAGTTCGAACAGCGTTTCAATCGGATACGCCGCAACGGTTGA
- a CDS encoding thioredoxin family protein, with protein MRKIGLLLGVLLLSMAARASDSTWMTDLDAAKTLAAKEGKYVLVDFTGSDWCGWCIKLDKEVFSKPEYMSWAEKNLIQVSLDFPRKKEQSKELKARNNALAEQFGIKGFPTILLLNPKGELVARTGYQQGGPAAYVKHLEGFISKDGGASKSIKG; from the coding sequence ATCCGCAAGATCGGCCTGCTGCTGGGCGTGCTGCTGCTCTCGATGGCAGCCCGCGCCAGTGACTCAACCTGGATGACCGACCTGGATGCCGCCAAGACTCTGGCCGCCAAGGAAGGCAAGTACGTGCTGGTGGACTTCACCGGCAGCGACTGGTGCGGCTGGTGCATCAAACTGGACAAGGAAGTCTTCTCCAAGCCCGAGTACATGAGCTGGGCTGAGAAGAATCTGATCCAGGTGAGCCTCGACTTCCCCCGCAAGAAGGAGCAGAGCAAGGAGCTGAAGGCCCGCAACAACGCTCTGGCCGAGCAGTTCGGCATCAAGGGTTTTCCCACCATCCTGCTGCTGAACCCCAAGGGTGAGCTGGTGGCCCGCACCGGGTACCAGCAAGGCGGCCCCGCGGCCTACGTCAAGCATCTGGAGGGATTTATCTCCAAGGATGGCGGCGCCAGCAAGTCCATCAAGGGTTAG
- a CDS encoding c-type cytochrome → MLKLLKITGTLVGLVLLAMVAGAAFIHFRGIPHYPIPGGQFQARVTPDAVIRGEKLVSTMCAGCHRNADTHTLAGGPMLDAPSVFGKWYVPNITQDSTWGIGAWTDKELMVLLRTGIKRDGEYSPPLMPKLPHLADNDLEAIIAFLRSDNPLVAPDRTADMRSQPSFLVKFLSTIAWKPLPLPAERISMPDSTNQLELGRYLAVNLDCFSCHSADFKSNDIMNPEASLGYFGGGNRTLSLKGEIMLTSNLTPDPQSGIGNWDEARFIKALRFGQMEGEPALRYPMRPYPELSDEESAAIFAYLKSIPVITNPVPRSGLEDQP, encoded by the coding sequence ATGTTGAAACTGCTGAAAATCACAGGCACTCTGGTGGGCCTGGTTCTGCTGGCGATGGTCGCAGGCGCGGCCTTCATCCACTTCCGCGGGATTCCCCATTACCCGATTCCCGGTGGTCAGTTTCAGGCCAGGGTCACTCCCGACGCTGTGATCCGGGGCGAGAAGCTGGTGAGTACCATGTGCGCCGGATGTCATCGCAATGCCGATACTCATACCCTGGCTGGTGGCCCCATGCTCGATGCGCCGTCCGTGTTCGGCAAGTGGTATGTGCCCAACATCACCCAGGATTCCACCTGGGGCATTGGTGCCTGGACCGACAAGGAACTGATGGTGCTGCTGCGCACGGGCATCAAGCGTGATGGCGAGTATTCACCGCCCCTGATGCCAAAACTGCCCCATCTGGCCGACAACGATCTGGAAGCGATCATCGCCTTCCTGCGCTCCGACAACCCGCTGGTGGCCCCCGATCGCACGGCCGACATGCGCAGCCAGCCCTCCTTCCTTGTCAAATTCCTCAGCACGATCGCCTGGAAGCCGCTGCCCTTGCCCGCAGAGCGCATCTCGATGCCCGACAGCACCAACCAGCTGGAGCTGGGGCGTTATCTGGCGGTCAATCTGGATTGTTTCAGCTGCCACAGCGCCGATTTCAAGAGCAATGACATCATGAACCCTGAGGCGAGTCTGGGGTACTTCGGCGGCGGCAACCGTACCCTCAGCCTCAAAGGCGAGATCATGCTGACATCGAACCTGACTCCCGATCCGCAGAGCGGAATCGGCAACTGGGACGAAGCCCGTTTCATCAAGGCTCTGCGTTTTGGTCAGATGGAGGGAGAACCCGCGCTGCGTTATCCCATGCGTCCATATCCTGAGCTGAGCGATGAGGAATCGGCGGCGATCTTCGCCTACCTGAAGAGCATTCCGGTCATCACCAATCCGGTCCCGCGCTCGGGACTGGAAGACCAGCCCTGA
- the guaB gene encoding IMP dehydrogenase, with protein MAEFIGRGLTFDDVLLVPRASSILPSQVAMRTRLTRGLELEIPFLSAAMDTVTEAAMAIAMAREGGIGILHKNMDPQAQATEVDRVKRSESGMIRNPITLSSTHSVREAMAVMQRYAISGIPVVDEGKLVGILTNRDLRFLSQPDLPIAQVMTRGKLVCVPEGTTLEEAEKVLQEHKIEKLLVTTNGGELVGLITVKDIQKKRSFPNAAKDGQGRLLAGAAVSVNDDALERPGLLIEAGADVLVVDTAHGHHIAVIEMVRRIKRQWPDIQVIAGNVATAEATRALAEAGADAVKVGVGPGSICTTRIVAGVGVPQFSAIVACAEAARPLGIPVIADGGIKYSGDAAKALAAGAESVMIGSLFAGCEESPGELVLYEGRSYKVYHGMGSLAAMKKGSRDRYFQADQSSADKLVPEGIEGRVPYKGKVSSVIYQLAGGIRSSMGYCGAPDLQRFREGALFTEITSAGLKESHPHDIVLTKEAPNYWT; from the coding sequence ATGGCGGAATTCATCGGGCGTGGACTGACCTTCGACGATGTCCTGCTGGTGCCCCGGGCTTCGTCGATCCTGCCCTCCCAGGTGGCAATGCGCACTCGCCTGACCCGCGGACTGGAACTGGAAATTCCCTTTCTGAGCGCGGCCATGGACACGGTCACCGAAGCGGCGATGGCCATCGCGATGGCCCGCGAGGGCGGCATCGGCATTCTGCACAAGAACATGGACCCCCAGGCCCAGGCCACCGAGGTCGACCGGGTCAAGCGCTCCGAATCGGGCATGATCCGCAACCCGATCACCCTCAGCAGTACCCACAGCGTGCGCGAGGCGATGGCCGTGATGCAGCGCTACGCGATCAGCGGCATTCCGGTCGTGGACGAGGGCAAGCTGGTAGGCATTCTCACCAATCGCGACCTGCGCTTCCTCAGCCAGCCCGATCTGCCGATCGCCCAGGTGATGACCCGCGGCAAACTGGTCTGCGTGCCCGAAGGCACGACTCTTGAAGAGGCCGAGAAGGTGCTGCAGGAGCACAAGATCGAGAAGCTGCTGGTAACCACGAACGGCGGGGAACTGGTTGGGCTGATCACGGTGAAGGACATCCAGAAGAAACGCAGTTTCCCCAATGCGGCCAAGGATGGTCAGGGACGGCTGCTGGCGGGTGCCGCGGTCAGCGTGAACGACGACGCCCTCGAACGGCCGGGCCTGCTGATCGAGGCGGGCGCCGATGTGCTGGTGGTGGACACGGCACACGGGCATCACATCGCCGTGATCGAGATGGTGCGCCGGATCAAGCGCCAGTGGCCGGATATCCAGGTGATCGCGGGCAATGTGGCCACCGCCGAGGCGACGCGTGCCCTGGCCGAAGCCGGTGCCGACGCGGTGAAGGTGGGCGTGGGTCCCGGATCAATCTGTACCACGCGCATCGTGGCGGGCGTGGGCGTGCCCCAGTTCAGCGCGATCGTGGCCTGCGCCGAAGCGGCCCGCCCGCTGGGCATTCCGGTGATCGCCGACGGCGGCATCAAGTACAGCGGTGACGCGGCCAAGGCGCTGGCGGCCGGAGCCGAAAGCGTGATGATCGGCTCGCTGTTTGCGGGTTGCGAGGAAAGCCCGGGCGAACTGGTGCTCTACGAGGGCCGCAGCTACAAGGTGTATCACGGCATGGGCAGCCTGGCCGCCATGAAGAAGGGCAGCCGTGACCGCTACTTCCAGGCCGACCAGTCCAGCGCCGACAAGCTGGTGCCCGAAGGCATCGAGGGCCGCGTGCCCTACAAGGGAAAAGTCTCCAGCGTGATTTACCAGCTCGCGGGCGGCATCCGCAGTTCCATGGGCTATTGCGGAGCTCCCGACCTGCAGCGGTTCCGCGAAGGGGCCCTGTTCACCGAGATCACCTCGGCCGGGCTGAAGGAAAGCCACCCTCACGACATCGTGCTCACCAAGGAAGCACCCAACTACTGGACCTGA
- the lepB gene encoding signal peptidase I, which yields MELFRRYWAWRTRRKELHKQREEAKKLRKGPVRYWIDVVGSIVITVFLIKAMVVEAYRIPSPSMEKTLLVGDFLLVNKFIYGVKTPDWIGIPLTTIGFDIPYWQAPALADPKTGDVIVFKYPKDPRQNYIKRCIAGPGQTIEIRDKHVFVDGVEFERLPHQQQSESLLEAGIGERGIVPPGRGWNRHNFGPLTVPENSYFMMGDNRDNSSDSRFWGFVPRENIVGKAWIIYFSWDGAQLKRRFWQVIRFNRLLNFIR from the coding sequence ATGGAACTGTTCCGACGCTACTGGGCCTGGCGCACGCGCCGCAAGGAACTGCACAAGCAGCGCGAAGAAGCCAAGAAACTGCGCAAGGGCCCCGTGCGCTACTGGATCGACGTGGTCGGTTCGATCGTCATCACGGTGTTCCTGATCAAGGCCATGGTGGTCGAGGCCTATCGCATTCCCAGTCCTTCCATGGAAAAGACCCTGCTGGTGGGCGACTTCCTGCTGGTCAACAAGTTCATCTATGGGGTCAAGACCCCCGACTGGATCGGGATTCCGCTGACCACCATCGGCTTCGACATTCCCTACTGGCAGGCACCCGCGCTGGCCGACCCGAAGACCGGCGATGTGATCGTGTTCAAGTACCCCAAGGATCCGCGCCAGAATTACATCAAGCGCTGCATCGCGGGCCCCGGGCAGACCATCGAGATCCGTGACAAGCATGTGTTCGTCGATGGGGTGGAATTCGAACGCCTGCCACACCAGCAGCAGAGCGAGAGCCTGCTGGAAGCGGGAATCGGCGAGCGCGGCATCGTGCCACCCGGGCGAGGCTGGAACCGACACAATTTCGGCCCGCTGACCGTGCCCGAGAACTCCTATTTCATGATGGGCGACAACCGGGACAACAGCTCCGACAGCCGCTTCTGGGGCTTCGTACCCCGCGAGAACATCGTGGGCAAGGCCTGGATCATCTACTTCTCATGGGACGGCGCACAACTCAAGCGTCGCTTCTGGCAGGTGATCCGCTTCAATCGGCTGCTGAACTTCATCCGCTGA